One Glutamicibacter halophytocola DNA segment encodes these proteins:
- a CDS encoding CaiB/BaiF CoA transferase family protein: MSSLTAENTTIHGTATGPLSGYVVLDLTRALAGPHAGMMMGDLGAKVIKIETVGTGDDTRGWGPPFVGPEDNRQATYFLSCNRNKLSLSLNLKDQEHKEKLAELIKNSDVLMENFRTGVLDRLGFSVQVLHELNPRLVILSITGFGHDGPEAHRSGYDQILQGEAGLMSITGSGPEDPQKVGVPIADLLSGMYGAYGALAALLERESTGRGQVVRTSLLASIVGVHAFQGTRATVAGQNPKAIGNHHPSIAPYGLYGCKDSKVQISIGSEKLWQNFASAFGLPADDPRFASNSVRVENRPALNELIEQAFSSRNAEELLGALDAAGIPSGRVRTIEEVYEWDQVKSQGLIVEVDHEVLGKINLPGPPLRFFDPATNSETTRTAHSAPPVLNANAQEIEQWLASRKDDAS, encoded by the coding sequence TTGAGTTCCCTGACTGCCGAAAATACGACAATCCACGGCACCGCCACCGGACCGCTGAGCGGCTACGTGGTACTAGACCTCACCCGCGCACTGGCCGGCCCCCATGCCGGAATGATGATGGGCGATCTCGGTGCCAAGGTCATCAAGATCGAAACCGTTGGCACCGGAGATGACACCCGAGGCTGGGGTCCGCCCTTTGTCGGCCCGGAAGACAACCGCCAGGCCACCTATTTCCTGTCCTGCAACCGCAACAAGCTCTCCCTGTCGCTGAATCTGAAAGATCAGGAACACAAGGAGAAGCTGGCGGAGCTCATCAAGAACAGCGACGTCCTGATGGAGAACTTCCGCACCGGCGTGCTGGACCGGCTGGGCTTCAGTGTCCAGGTTCTGCACGAGCTCAACCCCCGGCTGGTCATCCTGTCCATCACCGGATTCGGGCACGACGGGCCCGAAGCCCATCGCAGCGGCTACGACCAGATCTTGCAGGGCGAAGCCGGCCTGATGTCCATCACCGGTTCAGGCCCGGAGGATCCGCAGAAAGTCGGAGTGCCCATCGCTGACCTGCTCTCCGGCATGTACGGTGCCTATGGCGCGCTGGCCGCCCTGCTGGAGCGGGAGAGCACCGGGCGCGGCCAGGTCGTGCGCACCTCGCTGCTGGCATCGATCGTTGGGGTGCATGCTTTCCAGGGGACGCGCGCCACCGTAGCCGGGCAAAACCCCAAGGCCATCGGCAACCACCACCCCTCGATTGCCCCCTACGGCCTGTACGGCTGCAAGGATTCCAAGGTGCAGATCAGCATCGGCAGTGAAAAGCTCTGGCAGAATTTTGCCAGCGCCTTTGGCCTGCCCGCAGATGACCCGCGCTTTGCCAGCAACTCCGTCCGCGTGGAGAACCGCCCGGCACTCAATGAGCTGATCGAGCAGGCATTCTCCAGCCGCAATGCAGAGGAACTGCTCGGCGCCCTTGATGCCGCGGGAATCCCTTCGGGCAGGGTGCGCACCATCGAAGAGGTCTACGAATGGGACCAGGTGAAATCCCAAGGCCTGATCGTCGAGGTGGACCATGAGGTATTGGGCAAGATCAACTTGCCTGGCCCGCCGCTGCGCTTCTTCGATCCAGCCACCAACAGCGAAACCACGCGCACCGCGCACAGTGCCCCGCCGGTGCTCAACGCCAACGCCCAGGAAATCGAACAGTGGCTGGCCTCCCGAAAGGACGACGCCTCATGA
- a CDS encoding SLC13 family permease, translating to MSVALVSIIILAVMFIIATMFPINMGALAFVGAFLLGAVFLGMDTKDILASFPGGLFLTLVGVTYLFAIAQNNGTIDILVDKAVKLVDSRISLIPWVMFVITAAITAIGALGPAAVAIIAPIGLNFAQRYKINPLMMGMLIVHGAQAGGFSPIAVYGVIVNGLIEKAGFDFSPTALFLTSFIFNLVIAIVLYLVLGGRQLAGQRAGAIAERVAEARLKVSAGAHAADVDFKGSGSGTYGPRDPAGDGAAPKAPGQRFGQIMTIIGLIALAVIALGFKVDVGFVSITIAVFLALVNPAGQKGAVNKISWSTVLLICGMLTFVGVLEEAGTIEYVSNGVANLGAPLLAGLLICYIGAVVSAFASSTAILAALIPLAIPFLNTGSISATGLICALAIASTVVDVSPFSTNGALVLANAPEGTDKERFYKQVLGYGGIVVLAGPVAAWALLVLPGWL from the coding sequence ATGTCTGTCGCGCTAGTCTCCATCATCATCTTGGCGGTGATGTTCATCATCGCCACGATGTTCCCCATCAATATGGGGGCCTTGGCCTTTGTCGGAGCATTCCTGCTCGGCGCCGTCTTCCTTGGGATGGACACCAAGGACATCCTCGCCAGCTTCCCCGGCGGGCTCTTCCTCACCCTCGTGGGTGTCACCTATCTCTTTGCCATAGCGCAAAATAACGGCACCATCGACATCCTCGTCGACAAGGCCGTCAAATTGGTCGATAGCCGGATCTCGTTGATCCCCTGGGTCATGTTCGTCATCACCGCAGCCATCACCGCCATTGGCGCACTGGGCCCGGCAGCGGTCGCAATCATCGCGCCCATCGGCCTGAACTTCGCACAGCGCTACAAGATCAACCCGCTGATGATGGGCATGCTCATCGTTCACGGCGCCCAGGCTGGCGGCTTCTCCCCCATCGCGGTCTACGGCGTCATCGTCAACGGGCTCATTGAAAAAGCCGGATTCGATTTCAGCCCCACCGCGCTATTCCTCACCAGCTTCATCTTCAACCTGGTCATCGCCATCGTCTTGTACCTGGTCCTGGGCGGACGCCAGCTAGCTGGCCAGCGTGCCGGAGCCATCGCCGAACGAGTTGCCGAAGCACGGCTGAAGGTTTCCGCCGGCGCCCACGCCGCAGATGTCGATTTCAAGGGCAGCGGCTCGGGCACCTACGGTCCCCGCGATCCCGCCGGCGACGGCGCCGCTCCGAAGGCACCAGGACAGCGTTTTGGCCAGATCATGACCATCATCGGCCTGATCGCACTGGCCGTCATCGCACTGGGCTTCAAGGTCGATGTTGGATTCGTATCAATCACCATCGCCGTGTTCCTCGCACTGGTGAACCCCGCTGGGCAAAAGGGCGCCGTCAACAAGATCAGCTGGTCCACCGTGCTGCTGATCTGCGGCATGCTCACCTTTGTCGGGGTACTGGAAGAAGCAGGAACGATCGAATATGTTTCCAACGGCGTTGCCAACCTTGGCGCACCGCTGCTGGCAGGCCTGCTGATCTGCTACATCGGCGCCGTGGTCTCCGCCTTCGCTTCATCCACCGCCATCCTGGCCGCGCTGATCCCGCTGGCCATCCCGTTCCTGAACACCGGCTCCATCAGCGCCACCGGCCTGATCTGTGCCTTGGCCATCGCCTCCACCGTCGTGGACGTCTCGCCCTTCTCCACCAACGGCGCGCTGGTTCTTGCCAATGCTCCCGAAGGCACGGACAAGGAGCGCTTCTACAAGCAGGTCCTGGGCTACGGCGGCATCGTCGTGCTGGCCGGGCCGGTTGCGGCATGGGCACTGCTGGTGCTGCCCGGCTGGCTGTAG
- a CDS encoding LysR family transcriptional regulator — protein MQTLPTALRYFHEVATTGSISEAAETQHVSPSAISRQISQLERQIGSPVFRRHARGMELTDAGVLLLTHTRRVQAEGEQLLQDLGQISSGISRSIKVVSSEGLAASVTPRAIAAFCKLHPQVSVHLTVLPSADAARQIVEGTADIATVFTLGLQRDAQVEYSRPAPAFAVLATGHPLAGKSQISLEELCRYPLSMTAKGITQRELFDIAMSMAGLTPNIALTTDHINPAMEFARSGAGVTLLSQFARDSALSEGLEFIRIDHPAFAERTAQILTMPRRRQPALVTALIQHITDVMKSS, from the coding sequence ATGCAAACGCTACCCACCGCACTGCGCTATTTCCATGAGGTGGCAACCACCGGGTCGATCTCCGAGGCAGCTGAAACCCAGCACGTTTCCCCGTCGGCGATCAGCCGGCAAATCAGCCAGCTAGAACGGCAGATAGGCTCTCCGGTGTTTCGCCGGCATGCGCGCGGCATGGAACTCACTGATGCAGGAGTACTTTTGCTCACCCATACCCGTAGAGTCCAGGCAGAAGGCGAGCAGCTTCTCCAGGACCTCGGCCAAATCTCCAGCGGCATCTCACGGAGCATCAAAGTCGTCAGCTCCGAAGGGCTGGCCGCCTCGGTCACCCCGAGGGCGATCGCCGCATTCTGCAAGCTCCATCCGCAAGTGTCGGTGCACCTGACGGTGCTTCCATCAGCTGACGCGGCTCGCCAAATCGTCGAGGGGACCGCGGATATAGCGACGGTCTTCACCCTGGGCTTGCAACGAGATGCGCAAGTCGAGTACTCCCGCCCCGCTCCGGCCTTTGCGGTCCTTGCCACAGGTCATCCGCTGGCGGGCAAATCCCAGATCTCGCTGGAGGAGCTATGCCGCTATCCCCTGTCAATGACCGCCAAGGGCATTACCCAGCGCGAGCTGTTCGACATTGCGATGTCCATGGCAGGGTTGACCCCGAACATTGCGTTGACGACGGACCATATCAACCCGGCGATGGAATTCGCGCGCTCGGGCGCGGGAGTGACGCTCTTGAGCCAATTCGCGCGGGACAGCGCGTTGAGCGAGGGATTGGAATTCATCCGCATTGACCATCCAGCTTTCGCCGAACGCACGGCGCAGATTCTGACCATGCCTCGCCGCCGCCAGCCCGCCTTAGTCACGGCTCTGATCCAGCACATCACCGATGTCATGAAGAGCAGCTAG
- a CDS encoding MFS transporter, whose product MPVSKSEAAKEPGELSAGARWRLLGVLLAAMFMSLVSVSIVNVVLPSIGSTLHASEADMQWVLAGYALTFGVVLVAAGRAGDLLGRGVMFVAGVAIFTVASILAGLAADPMLLNIARFIMGIGSGLLNPQVMGMIQQHFRGAARGRAYGLLGTVVGFSVAVGPVLGGLLINWLGADAGWRSTFLINVPVGILAIVLAVLWLPKPLFTKPAGKLDLDPVGGIVLALSIFALLLPFVQGRENPALWWLLAAALILLAVWIWWEKRYKERGREPMVELALFRIRSFTNGTLIAGLYFMGVSSVWVLVAIYVQESQGFSALEAGLICLPAALLSAFSSHVAGRYATTLGRKLVIGGTLSALFGLLATIAVVYFEDRLNLNVWWMLLSLAFIGIAQGFIISPNQALTLMEVPVANSGSAGGLMQTSQRVGTAVGIAVITAVFYGLNHVAGYSLAMQISFVAIALLVVATLLVAVADMRHGHAKVPAATREEYVPVATGKQHTVTGAIDVVGPKEPIQPVDSQP is encoded by the coding sequence ATGCCAGTAAGCAAGTCCGAAGCAGCAAAAGAGCCTGGCGAGTTATCGGCAGGTGCCCGCTGGCGGCTGCTCGGCGTCTTGCTGGCCGCCATGTTCATGTCCCTGGTCTCGGTCAGCATCGTGAATGTAGTGCTGCCCTCCATTGGCTCAACGCTGCATGCGAGCGAAGCCGACATGCAGTGGGTCTTGGCTGGCTATGCGCTGACCTTTGGCGTGGTCCTTGTAGCTGCAGGGCGTGCCGGAGACTTGCTGGGCCGCGGAGTCATGTTCGTCGCCGGCGTAGCCATATTCACGGTGGCCAGCATCCTGGCCGGCCTGGCAGCGGACCCGATGCTGCTGAACATCGCGCGCTTCATCATGGGCATCGGTTCCGGTTTACTCAACCCCCAGGTCATGGGGATGATTCAGCAGCACTTCCGTGGCGCGGCTCGTGGCCGTGCCTATGGGCTGCTGGGCACCGTGGTCGGCTTCTCGGTTGCCGTGGGCCCGGTGCTCGGCGGGTTGCTGATCAATTGGCTTGGTGCCGATGCAGGCTGGCGTTCAACATTCCTGATCAACGTGCCCGTTGGCATTTTGGCCATCGTCTTGGCCGTGCTCTGGCTTCCAAAGCCCCTATTCACTAAGCCTGCAGGCAAGCTGGATCTGGACCCGGTCGGAGGAATTGTTCTGGCCCTGAGCATTTTTGCCTTGCTGCTTCCCTTCGTCCAAGGTCGCGAGAACCCGGCACTATGGTGGCTTTTGGCAGCGGCGCTGATCCTGTTGGCGGTGTGGATCTGGTGGGAGAAGCGGTACAAGGAACGCGGCAGGGAGCCGATGGTTGAATTGGCGCTCTTCAGAATTCGCAGCTTTACCAACGGCACGCTGATCGCTGGCCTGTACTTCATGGGCGTCTCCAGCGTATGGGTGCTCGTGGCCATCTACGTACAGGAATCCCAAGGCTTCAGCGCCCTCGAAGCGGGCTTGATTTGCCTCCCGGCAGCGCTGCTCTCGGCTTTCAGCTCGCATGTCGCAGGCCGCTACGCCACGACCTTGGGACGCAAGCTGGTCATTGGCGGAACGCTCAGCGCGTTGTTCGGCCTGCTGGCCACCATTGCTGTCGTGTACTTTGAAGACCGGCTCAATCTCAACGTTTGGTGGATGCTGCTTTCCTTGGCCTTTATCGGCATTGCCCAGGGCTTCATCATCTCCCCGAACCAGGCATTGACCCTGATGGAAGTGCCGGTAGCCAATTCCGGCAGCGCCGGGGGACTGATGCAAACCTCGCAGCGCGTTGGCACGGCAGTGGGCATCGCAGTGATCACGGCGGTGTTCTACGGGCTCAACCATGTGGCAGGGTATTCGTTGGCGATGCAGATTTCCTTTGTGGCCATTGCACTCCTGGTTGTAGCCACGCTGCTGGTGGCAGTGGCGGACATGCGCCACGGACATGCAAAGGTGCCGGCCGCAACCCGCGAAGAGTATGTTCCCGTCGCCACCGGCAAGCAGCACACCGTCACCGGAGCGATTGACGTAGTAGGCCCCAAGGAACCAATCCAGCCGGTGGATTCCCAGCCCTGA
- a CDS encoding FadR/GntR family transcriptional regulator, with the protein MKKPRAFAKVQRPRLYEQLMQQILAFVEEERLGPGDHLPAERELADQLGVSRATLAQALVALEVLGVIDVKHGTGAVLVYRPTVATVLRELHEHKNRLPDIVEARSTLEVKLASLAAERRTDDDLKRINHALEVMAQEIAAGDRGEKGDELFHEAITGAAKSSVLQKLMTFIAEMVLETRLESLGQPGRPERSLESHRKITEAIAAGDPQAAAAAMQEHIELVSDVALLKDTQ; encoded by the coding sequence ATCAAGAAGCCCAGGGCTTTTGCCAAGGTGCAACGCCCCAGGCTCTATGAGCAGCTCATGCAGCAGATCTTGGCCTTCGTGGAAGAAGAGCGGCTGGGTCCCGGGGACCATCTGCCGGCCGAGCGGGAGCTAGCGGACCAGCTGGGCGTTTCCCGGGCTACCTTGGCGCAGGCGCTGGTCGCGCTGGAGGTTTTGGGCGTTATAGACGTCAAGCACGGAACCGGTGCCGTCTTGGTGTACCGTCCCACAGTCGCGACGGTCTTGCGGGAGCTGCATGAACACAAGAACCGGCTTCCGGATATTGTTGAAGCGCGCAGCACCCTGGAAGTGAAATTGGCGTCGCTCGCCGCAGAGCGGCGCACCGACGATGACCTCAAGCGCATAAATCACGCGCTGGAAGTGATGGCCCAGGAGATTGCGGCCGGAGACCGCGGGGAAAAGGGCGACGAGCTTTTCCACGAGGCCATTACCGGGGCGGCGAAATCGTCGGTCCTGCAGAAATTGATGACATTCATCGCTGAAATGGTGCTCGAAACGCGCCTGGAATCCCTGGGGCAGCCGGGGCGCCCGGAACGGTCCTTGGAATCGCACCGGAAAATCACGGAGGCCATTGCCGCCGGAGACCCGCAGGCGGCAGCCGCGGCGATGCAGGAGCACATCGAGCTTGTTTCCGACGTGGCCCTGCTGAAGGATACCCAGTAG
- a CDS encoding carboxyl transferase domain-containing protein yields the protein MSTTALRIDAATLLDIVLDQGSYESWDQAPQQPKLSAQYAADLEAAATKSGADEAVITGKGRIHGREVAVIVSEFNFLAGSIGQAAAQRIVAAIQRATAEKLPLLAGPASGGTRMQEGTLAFLGMVSITDAVRRHKEAGLPYLVYLRHPTTGGVMASWGSLGHITVAEPGALLGFLGPRVYEALYGQKFPDGVQISENLFRKGLIDAVVPPQELPSLIDRALSVLLPASTGGRFPAPAGRPYVREAKDVWDSVQLSRNPRRPDTRMLLASADEAMPLNGTGQGEKDPGLILALARFGDQACVVLGQQRPRHPETASLGPASLREARRGMQLAQELKLPLVTIIDTTGAELSVQSEEGGLAGEIARSLSELIGLRSPSVSVLLGQGTGGAALALLPADRTLAAENSWLSPLPPEGASAIIHRSTDRAAEMARQQKIGVPDLCSFGLVDHVVEEQVDAASRPREFCQELGAAIAAEISLARAIPDAHRLARRQLKFQSLGEAAD from the coding sequence ATGAGCACCACCGCCCTGCGCATTGATGCGGCCACGCTGCTGGATATCGTCCTGGACCAGGGCTCCTACGAATCCTGGGACCAGGCGCCTCAGCAGCCAAAGCTCAGCGCCCAGTACGCCGCGGACCTGGAAGCGGCCGCCACCAAGAGCGGTGCCGATGAAGCAGTCATCACCGGCAAAGGCCGGATCCATGGGCGCGAGGTGGCGGTCATCGTTTCGGAGTTCAATTTCCTGGCAGGTTCCATTGGCCAGGCAGCGGCACAGCGCATTGTGGCGGCGATTCAGCGCGCCACTGCCGAAAAGCTGCCGCTGCTGGCAGGTCCTGCCTCTGGCGGCACCCGCATGCAAGAGGGAACTCTCGCGTTTTTGGGCATGGTGTCCATTACCGATGCGGTGCGCCGGCACAAGGAGGCGGGGCTTCCCTACCTGGTCTACCTGCGCCACCCAACGACCGGCGGGGTCATGGCTTCCTGGGGGTCATTGGGCCATATCACCGTGGCGGAGCCCGGCGCGCTACTGGGCTTCCTGGGCCCGCGCGTCTATGAAGCGCTGTATGGCCAGAAGTTCCCGGACGGGGTGCAGATTTCAGAGAATCTTTTCCGCAAGGGACTGATTGACGCGGTGGTTCCGCCCCAGGAGCTGCCGAGCCTGATCGACCGCGCCCTCTCCGTCTTGCTGCCGGCATCAACCGGTGGCCGATTCCCGGCTCCGGCCGGCCGGCCCTATGTGCGCGAGGCCAAGGACGTGTGGGATTCGGTGCAGCTAAGCCGCAACCCGCGCCGTCCCGATACCCGCATGCTGCTGGCCTCGGCCGATGAAGCAATGCCCCTGAACGGCACCGGCCAAGGCGAAAAGGACCCGGGGCTGATCCTGGCCTTGGCACGCTTTGGCGATCAAGCCTGCGTGGTGCTGGGACAGCAGCGCCCGCGCCATCCGGAGACGGCCAGCCTGGGGCCGGCATCATTGCGTGAAGCCCGCCGTGGCATGCAATTGGCCCAGGAGCTCAAGCTTCCCCTGGTCACCATCATCGACACCACCGGCGCCGAGCTGTCGGTGCAGTCGGAAGAAGGAGGACTGGCCGGGGAAATTGCACGCTCGCTCAGTGAGCTGATCGGCTTGCGCTCCCCTTCGGTCTCGGTGCTGCTGGGACAAGGCACTGGAGGCGCCGCGTTGGCGCTGCTTCCTGCGGATCGGACGCTGGCGGCTGAAAATTCCTGGCTCTCGCCCCTGCCGCCGGAAGGCGCCAGCGCCATTATCCATCGCAGCACTGACCGGGCCGCCGAGATGGCCCGCCAGCAAAAGATCGGGGTGCCGGATTTGTGCAGCTTTGGGCTGGTTGACCATGTGGTGGAGGAACAAGTCGATGCTGCCAGCCGCCCTCGAGAGTTCTGCCAGGAGCTGGGCGCCGCGATCGCGGCAGAAATCTCGCTGGCCCGGGCCATCCCGGATGCTCATCGGCTCGCTCGACGGCAACTGAAGTTCCAGAGCCTGGGCGAAGCCGCCGACTAG
- a CDS encoding fatty acid desaturase family protein, with protein MSSSSVLQPPAPSAKPGDPQSFFHVKKLVQEAGLSGRRRAHYLGLGSVLIILLGSAVAGSILLGHSWYQLLIAAALGILLTQFAFLAHEAAHRQILSSGKTNDKLGRFLANVVVGISYQWWMNKHNKHHATPNTIGKDPDIEWDTISFQPADAQRQRGVLKWITERQGYLFFPLLTLEGLNLHIQSIRYLFTANRTKRRKREMLAIALRVGLYVALIFVFLPTGMAFAFIGVQLAVFGIYMGASFAPNHKGMPMVPGDARIDFFSRQVLTSRNIMARSSWGNRVLSHLFGGLNYQVEHHLFPSMPRANLAAVSAIVRQYCAEHQIPYTVASIRESYAQVITYLNKVGLSARDPFDCPMISGYRVSS; from the coding sequence TTGAGTAGCAGTTCCGTTCTTCAGCCCCCCGCACCTTCAGCCAAGCCCGGGGATCCCCAAAGCTTTTTCCATGTAAAGAAGCTCGTTCAAGAGGCCGGGCTTTCCGGACGTCGACGGGCACATTACCTGGGCCTGGGATCTGTGCTGATCATCCTTCTGGGCTCAGCTGTTGCCGGCTCGATCTTGCTGGGCCACAGCTGGTACCAATTGCTCATTGCCGCGGCTTTGGGCATCCTGCTCACCCAGTTCGCTTTCCTGGCCCATGAAGCCGCCCACCGGCAGATCCTGTCCTCGGGCAAGACCAATGACAAGCTGGGCCGGTTCCTGGCCAATGTCGTGGTTGGAATCAGCTACCAGTGGTGGATGAACAAGCACAATAAGCACCATGCAACGCCCAACACCATTGGCAAGGATCCTGATATCGAATGGGACACCATCTCATTCCAGCCTGCTGATGCCCAGCGGCAGCGCGGAGTGCTCAAATGGATCACCGAGCGCCAGGGGTACCTATTCTTCCCGCTGCTGACGCTGGAGGGCTTGAACCTGCATATCCAGTCAATCCGCTACCTCTTCACCGCGAACCGCACCAAGCGGCGCAAGCGCGAAATGCTGGCCATCGCCTTGCGTGTGGGACTCTATGTTGCCTTGATATTCGTTTTCCTGCCGACCGGAATGGCTTTTGCCTTCATCGGAGTGCAGCTGGCAGTCTTCGGCATTTACATGGGCGCTTCGTTCGCGCCGAATCACAAGGGCATGCCGATGGTTCCGGGCGATGCACGCATCGACTTCTTCTCCCGCCAGGTCCTCACCAGCCGCAATATCATGGCACGCTCTTCCTGGGGCAACCGGGTGCTCTCGCACCTGTTCGGCGGCCTGAACTACCAGGTTGAGCACCACCTGTTCCCGTCGATGCCGCGCGCCAATCTGGCAGCAGTATCGGCCATTGTTCGCCAGTACTGCGCAGAGCACCAGATCCCCTACACTGTGGCCAGCATTCGCGAATCCTACGCCCAGGTCATCACCTACCTGAACAAGGTCGGCCTCTCGGCGCGAGATCCCTTCGATTGCCCGATGATTTCCGGTTACCGCGTCAGCTCATAG
- a CDS encoding ABC-F family ATP-binding cassette domain-containing protein yields the protein MTATLVAKDLTGGHAHRTLFSNLSFTATTSDVYGVVGANGAGKSTLLSLLAKAATAQSGTVDTAPDSAFIGWLPQEHERIPGETIAAYLARRTGCAQATARMEETAQDLGSEKPGADDAYSTAFDHWMASGAMDLDDRIPEVLAKLGFTLPVETEMTALSGGQVARVALAALLLSRFDIVLLDEPTNDLDLAGLELLEEFINALRAPVILVSHDREFLARCTTGIIELDLAQNSVAVYEGGYDAYLAERAINRTHAREAYEQFENQKADLVSRARTQREWSSQGVRNAMRKSPDNDKIRRRANSESSEKQAAKVRQMESRIARLEEVAEPRKEWVLQFSIAAAPRGSSVMCTLNEAGLQQGEFTFGPVSVQVNAADRIGITGPNGAGKSTLLKLLLGKQSLDQGTVSLGSSVSIGEIDQARTQLPGDLPLGQAFENAVPEYSSAEVRTLLAKFGLKADQSTALVDSLSPGERTRASMALLQARGVNLLVLDEPTNHLDVPAIEQLEEALEAYEGALLLVTHDRRLLQNVRLTTRWEISNGQLTVRY from the coding sequence ATGACTGCAACGCTCGTGGCCAAAGACCTCACTGGTGGCCACGCCCACCGAACCCTGTTTTCCAACTTGAGCTTCACCGCGACAACCTCGGATGTTTACGGTGTGGTGGGAGCCAACGGCGCAGGAAAATCCACGTTGCTGTCGCTGCTTGCCAAGGCCGCCACCGCGCAGTCCGGCACGGTGGACACTGCCCCGGACTCGGCCTTCATTGGCTGGTTGCCGCAGGAGCATGAACGCATCCCCGGAGAAACGATCGCAGCCTACTTGGCTCGCCGCACCGGATGCGCGCAGGCCACGGCCCGGATGGAAGAGACCGCCCAGGACCTGGGCAGCGAGAAGCCGGGCGCCGACGACGCCTATTCAACGGCATTTGACCACTGGATGGCCTCGGGTGCCATGGACCTGGACGATCGAATCCCTGAAGTCCTCGCGAAACTGGGCTTCACCCTGCCGGTCGAAACAGAAATGACCGCCCTGTCGGGTGGACAAGTCGCCCGCGTCGCCCTGGCGGCGCTGCTGCTCTCGCGCTTCGACATCGTGCTGCTCGATGAGCCAACCAATGACCTTGATCTTGCAGGACTGGAACTGCTCGAAGAGTTCATCAACGCCTTGCGCGCCCCGGTCATCCTGGTATCCCATGACCGCGAGTTCCTGGCCCGCTGCACCACCGGCATTATCGAACTCGATCTGGCCCAGAATAGCGTCGCCGTCTACGAGGGCGGCTATGACGCGTACCTGGCAGAGCGGGCCATCAACCGCACCCATGCCCGGGAAGCCTACGAGCAGTTTGAAAACCAGAAGGCAGATCTGGTCTCCCGTGCCCGCACCCAGCGCGAATGGTCGTCCCAAGGCGTGCGCAACGCGATGCGCAAGTCACCGGACAATGACAAGATCCGCCGCCGAGCCAACAGCGAGTCCTCCGAAAAACAGGCCGCCAAGGTCCGGCAGATGGAATCCCGCATCGCGCGCCTGGAGGAAGTGGCCGAGCCGCGCAAGGAATGGGTCCTGCAGTTTTCCATCGCCGCCGCGCCGCGCGGCTCATCGGTGATGTGCACCTTGAACGAGGCGGGGCTGCAACAAGGAGAATTCACCTTTGGCCCGGTGTCCGTGCAGGTTAATGCAGCTGACCGGATCGGCATCACCGGGCCTAACGGCGCCGGAAAATCCACGCTGCTCAAACTCCTGCTCGGCAAGCAGTCCCTTGATCAGGGCACAGTTTCCCTGGGAAGCTCGGTGAGCATCGGGGAAATCGACCAGGCTCGCACCCAGCTTCCCGGCGACCTTCCCCTGGGCCAGGCGTTCGAGAATGCTGTGCCTGAATATTCCTCGGCCGAGGTGCGCACCCTCTTGGCGAAGTTCGGGCTGAAAGCCGACCAATCCACTGCACTGGTCGACTCCTTGTCGCCAGGTGAGCGAACCCGCGCTTCCATGGCCTTGCTCCAGGCACGCGGCGTGAACCTGCTGGTTCTCGATGAACCGACCAACCACCTTGATGTTCCGGCCATCGAGCAGCTTGAAGAAGCGCTGGAAGCCTACGAAGGCGCGCTGTTGCTGGTGACCCACGACCGCCGGCTGCTGCAGAATGTCCGCTTGACGACCCGCTGGGAAATTTCCAACGGGCAGCTCACCGTCCGCTACTGA